The Candidatus Poribacteria bacterium genome includes the window CGCCCGCCCGCGAGTCGGCCGTCAACGCCATCGCGGTCGCCAGTCCGACGATCCCTCCGCCGATCACGGCGACGTCATAGGTTCCGTTCATCGCGGCTCCTATCAGCAAGCGATCGCTCCGACGTCTGCGTGTTGTAGGGGCGGGTCTGAGACCCGCCCCTACGGATTCGAGCGTTCCACTGGGTAGAAAATGGCATCCGCCGAAGCGCGTCGCCAATACTCGTGCTACACTGGCGATCCCCATTCTCGGTGCGAGACCATGTCTCGACAAGGGGAAACCATGTCGCGTGTGAACCTGACCGGAGAGGAAGCCCTCGCGCATGCCGCTCTGGCGGCTGGCGTGCGAGTCGTCGCTGGTTACCCGGGCTCTCCGAGCTCCGGCGTCGTCGAGACCCTGGCGCACGACGCCAAGACCGCCGGTATCCACGTCGAGTGGTCCACCAACGAACGCGTCGCCTTCGAGGTCGCCCTGGGAGCCTCTATCGCCGGAGCGCGGTCGATGGCGGCGGTGAAGGGCGTCGGCATGAACGTCGCCCTCGACCCCATCATGGCGGCGAACCTGACGGGCGTCGGGGCCGGACTCGTCATCCTCCTCGGCGACGATCCCGGCGCGTGGGCATCCCAGAACGAGCAGGACACGCGCGCGCTCGCCGCCTTCGCCGAGCTCCCGATGCTGGAACCGGCGACGCCCCAGCAGGGCTACGAGATGATCGCCGCCGCGTTCGAGCTCTCCGAGCGCGTGTCGCTCCCCGTCATCGTCCGCGAGACCCGCCGCTACGCCGGATACCGCGGCGCCGTCACGTCGGGTTCCCAGCGAGCCCGACCGGCAGTCGCGCTCCGAGACATCGCCGCCGACCGTCCCTCGCGCCGATGGATGCCGTCGACCGACAACGCGGTCGCGCTCCATGCGGGTCTGCACCGGAAGCTGGAAGCGGCTCAACAGGCGTTCGAAGGGTCGGTGTTCAACTCGGAGCGCGGCAAGGGAACGCTGGGGGTCCTCGCCGCCGGATTCGCCGACACGAAGGCGCGCGACTTGCTCAAGGCGCGCGGCGCGTCCGATCCGTTCCGGTGGTTCCGCCTGGGAACGCTCCATCCCCTGCCGACGAGTGCGCTGACCCGGTTCCTGCGATGCGTGAGCCGCGTTCTCGTCCTCGAAGAGGGGGAGCCGTTCGTCGAGCGCGGCTTGCACGCCCTCGCCAACCGGGCGCGGCTCAACACCGAGATTCTCGGC containing:
- a CDS encoding FAD-dependent oxidoreductase, whose translation is MNGTYDVAVIGGGIVGLATAMALTADSRAG
- a CDS encoding indolepyruvate ferredoxin oxidoreductase subunit alpha, producing the protein MASAEARRQYSCYTGDPHSRCETMSRQGETMSRVNLTGEEALAHAALAAGVRVVAGYPGSPSSGVVETLAHDAKTAGIHVEWSTNERVAFEVALGASIAGARSMAAVKGVGMNVALDPIMAANLTGVGAGLVILLGDDPGAWASQNEQDTRALAAFAELPMLEPATPQQGYEMIAAAFELSERVSLPVIVRETRRYAGYRGAVTSGSQRARPAVALRDIAADRPSRRWMPSTDNAVALHAGLHRKLEAAQQAFEGSVFNSERGKGTLGVLAAGFADTKARDLLKARGASDPFRWFRLGTLHPLPTSALTRFLRCVSRVLVLEEGEPFVERGLHALANRARLNTEILGRETGHVPREGELLDAHVAAALNRYSPGCMDATGLSAESQAAELRARQKRGKPPTYLTADEGLCQGCPYTPTFDALRDALSERDENAVFLADPGCGVRLRVPPFEMLDVKLSLSSCIGIASGIARVDPARRVIAFPGDSAFFHSGVTDLINAAYNRVRILVLILDNGTTALSGFEPHPGVGRDAMGEPRRIIGIEDLARACQIDFVRTVNPRDRDATLATFREALAWDDLAVVVVRDPCPFIDFFRQNVPSGMSG